The following proteins come from a genomic window of Acanthopagrus latus isolate v.2019 chromosome 5, fAcaLat1.1, whole genome shotgun sequence:
- the dguok gene encoding deoxyguanosine kinase, mitochondrial isoform X2 → MAVNSGRLSLTCRRCLSGSAVDGPARVKRVSIEGNIAVGKSTFARLLQSASPDWEVMAEPVSKWQNIESGTKKENNDAPQTTVSNLLQMMYQDPKRWSYTFQTYSCMSRLRTQLQAPPARLLSSEGTPVQVYERSVYSDRYIFALNMFELDCINSTEWTVYQDWHSLLVEQFGHQVELEGIIYLRAPPEKCMERLVQRGRSEEKGVKLDYLEKLHVQHEKWLVEKSTEIHFEKLKQIPVLQLDASVEFQSDPEVREQFIAKVKNFFSAL, encoded by the exons ATGGCGGTTAATTCGGGGAGGCTCAGTTTGACTTGTAGAAGGTGCCTCTCAGGTTCGGCTGTGGATGGACCAGCTCGGGTGAAGAGAGTTTCTATCGAGGGCAACATCG CGGTGGGGAAATCAACCTTTGCGAGGCTCCTCCAGTCAGCGTCTCCAGACTGGGAGGTGATGGCAGAACCTGTCAGCAAGTGGCAGAACATTGAGAGTGGGACCAAGAAG GAGAACAACGACGCCCCCCAGACGACAGTCAGCAACCTGCTGCAGATGATGTACCAGGACCCCAAGCGCTGGTCGTACACATTTCAGACGTATTCCTGTATGAGCCGGCTGAGAACACAGCTGCAGGCTCCTCCTGCTCGCCTGCTCAGCTCAGAGGGAACACCTGTCCAGGTGTATGAGCGCTCAGTCTACAGCGACAG ATACATCTTCGCCCTGAACATGTTCGAGTTGGACTGTATCAACTCCACAGAGTGGACAGTCTACCAGGACTGGCACTCCCTCCTGGTGGAGCAGTTTGGACaccaggtggagctggagggcATCATCTACCTCAGAGCCCCACCAGAG AAATGTATGGAGCGTCTGGTTCAGCGGGGACGATCAGAAGAGAAGGGAGTGAAACTGGACTATCTGGAGAAGCTGCATGTTCAACATGAGAAGTGGCTCGTTGAGAAAAGCACAGA aaTTCattttgagaagctgaaacagaTACCAGTGCTGCAGCTCGATGCCAGTGTGGAGTTTCAGAGTGACCCAGAGGTGCGGGAGCAATTTATCGCAAAg GTGAAGAACTTCTTCAGTGCTTTATGA
- the dguok gene encoding deoxyguanosine kinase, mitochondrial isoform X1 — MSGFLRFALLSRVCDLKKLTGLIHVGTMAVNSGRLSLTCRRCLSGSAVDGPARVKRVSIEGNIAVGKSTFARLLQSASPDWEVMAEPVSKWQNIESGTKKENNDAPQTTVSNLLQMMYQDPKRWSYTFQTYSCMSRLRTQLQAPPARLLSSEGTPVQVYERSVYSDRYIFALNMFELDCINSTEWTVYQDWHSLLVEQFGHQVELEGIIYLRAPPEKCMERLVQRGRSEEKGVKLDYLEKLHVQHEKWLVEKSTEIHFEKLKQIPVLQLDASVEFQSDPEVREQFIAKVKNFFSAL; from the exons ATGTCTGGCTTTCTTCGGTTCGCTCTGCTCAGTCGTGTTTGTGATTTAAAGAAACTAACAGGTTTGATACATGTCGGGACGATGGCGGTTAATTCGGGGAGGCTCAGTTTGACTTGTAGAAGGTGCCTCTCAGGTTCGGCTGTGGATGGACCAGCTCGGGTGAAGAGAGTTTCTATCGAGGGCAACATCG CGGTGGGGAAATCAACCTTTGCGAGGCTCCTCCAGTCAGCGTCTCCAGACTGGGAGGTGATGGCAGAACCTGTCAGCAAGTGGCAGAACATTGAGAGTGGGACCAAGAAG GAGAACAACGACGCCCCCCAGACGACAGTCAGCAACCTGCTGCAGATGATGTACCAGGACCCCAAGCGCTGGTCGTACACATTTCAGACGTATTCCTGTATGAGCCGGCTGAGAACACAGCTGCAGGCTCCTCCTGCTCGCCTGCTCAGCTCAGAGGGAACACCTGTCCAGGTGTATGAGCGCTCAGTCTACAGCGACAG ATACATCTTCGCCCTGAACATGTTCGAGTTGGACTGTATCAACTCCACAGAGTGGACAGTCTACCAGGACTGGCACTCCCTCCTGGTGGAGCAGTTTGGACaccaggtggagctggagggcATCATCTACCTCAGAGCCCCACCAGAG AAATGTATGGAGCGTCTGGTTCAGCGGGGACGATCAGAAGAGAAGGGAGTGAAACTGGACTATCTGGAGAAGCTGCATGTTCAACATGAGAAGTGGCTCGTTGAGAAAAGCACAGA aaTTCattttgagaagctgaaacagaTACCAGTGCTGCAGCTCGATGCCAGTGTGGAGTTTCAGAGTGACCCAGAGGTGCGGGAGCAATTTATCGCAAAg GTGAAGAACTTCTTCAGTGCTTTATGA
- the LOC119019606 gene encoding eukaryotic translation initiation factor 4E-binding protein 1-like isoform X2: protein MSTDVQKTTAKAIPSTRRVTISDSAHMPHDYSTTPGGTLFSTTPGGTRIIYDRKFLLECRSSPVTKTPPKGLPVIPGVTSPDTNEKTQNGETNNNITAPEGSTTGDDSQFEMDI, encoded by the exons ATGTCCACAGATGTCCAGAAGACCACTGCCAAGGCCATCCCGTCGACCCGGAGGGTGACCATCAGCGACTCGGCGCACATGCCCCACGACTACTCCACGACTCCCGGAGGGACCCTGTTCAGCACGACCCCCGGCG GTACCAGGATCATCTACGACCGAAAGTTCCTGCTGGAGTGTCGCAGCTCTCCGGTGACCAAGACTCCTCCGAAAGGTCTGCCAGTCATTCCAGGAGTGACCAGTCCAGACACCAATGAGAAGACCCAGAATGGAGAGACTAACAACAACATCACtgcacctgaaggcagcactACTG GTGATGACTCTCAGTTTGAAATGGACATCTAG
- the LOC119019606 gene encoding eukaryotic translation initiation factor 4E-binding protein 1-like isoform X1: protein MKKRDKMSTDVQKTTAKAIPSTRRVTISDSAHMPHDYSTTPGGTLFSTTPGGTRIIYDRKFLLECRSSPVTKTPPKGLPVIPGVTSPDTNEKTQNGETNNNITAPEGSTTGDDSQFEMDI from the exons ATGAAAAAACgag ACAAGATGTCCACAGATGTCCAGAAGACCACTGCCAAGGCCATCCCGTCGACCCGGAGGGTGACCATCAGCGACTCGGCGCACATGCCCCACGACTACTCCACGACTCCCGGAGGGACCCTGTTCAGCACGACCCCCGGCG GTACCAGGATCATCTACGACCGAAAGTTCCTGCTGGAGTGTCGCAGCTCTCCGGTGACCAAGACTCCTCCGAAAGGTCTGCCAGTCATTCCAGGAGTGACCAGTCCAGACACCAATGAGAAGACCCAGAATGGAGAGACTAACAACAACATCACtgcacctgaaggcagcactACTG GTGATGACTCTCAGTTTGAAATGGACATCTAG
- the tcn2 gene encoding transcobalamin-2: MLSLVIISGLLALTSGKPCDTDGSNSQLLLTLNQNLLRSLETQEGLPNPSVHIALRLSSRHNPTKESEHLDRLKNNLHNDLQSSLSSSQSVVGLLALYALALKSSCYDLNTVTFTVTERSETLLTHLKKQMELEKEHIAFSQRPLTNYYQYSLGVLALCASGIRVNNHVSHKLIKAAEQEQFKHGDVESVDTYAVAGMALQCVKDAGSQVHNAAELDAALTKIKQKLLASRRPDGHIGNEFSTGLAVQALLALGSPVGECAASMEAMRRDARSSTYNNPMAVSQILPALHQKSYLALKTKNCLNEDDTLVLEPLDPVVVLPSDTKVTLMVEVVTSSGATALYSVDVTKGSSLLEALEHLKGRNVGFTFETETSLWGPFLSAVNGEQARQSDRRYWHLSSDGTALSEGVSDFKIEAAQRITIRNTSY; the protein is encoded by the exons ATGCTGTCTTTAGTAATAATTTCAGGCCTACTGGCTTTAACCTCTGGCAAACCATGTG ATACTGATGGATCCAACAGTCAGCTGCTCCTGACACTCAATCAGAATCTCCTCCGCTCTCTGGAGACGCAGGAAGGACTCCCTAATCCCAGCGTCCACATCGCATTACGGCTTTCCAGCCGCCACAACCCGACCAAGGAGAGCGAACACCTGGACAGACTGAAGAATAATTTGCACAATGACCTTCAGAG ctctctctctaGCAGCCAGTCCGTGGTGGGCCTCTTGGCGCTGTACGCTCTGGCCCTGAAGTCCTCCTGTTACGACCTCAACACGGTCACCTTCACCGTCACTGAGAGGAGCGAGACGCTGCTGACGCACCTGAAGAAGCAGATGGAGCTGGAAAAAGAGCACATCGCTT TCAGCCAACGGCCTTTGACCAACTACTACCAGTACTCTCTGGGCGTGCTCGCTCTTTGCGCGAGCGGCATCAGGGTCAACAACCACGTCAGCCACAAGCTCATCAAGGCAGCAGAACAAGAGCAATTCAAACACGGAGATGTTGAGAGTGTCG ACACCTATGCAGTGGCAGGAATGGCACTCCAGTGTGTGAAGGACGCCGGTTCTCAAGTGCACAATGCTGCTGAGCTCGACGCCGCCCTCACCAAGATCAAGCAGAAGCTCTTGGCCTCCCGCAGGCCTGATGGTCACATCGGCAACGAGTTCAGCACGGGCCTCGCAGTTCAA GCCTTGTTGGCATTAGGCAGCCCAGTTGGAGAGTGTGCTGCCTCCATGGAAGCCATGAGGAGAGACGCCCGGAGCAGCACGTACAACAACCCCATGGCCGTGTCTCAGATCCTGCCTGCTCTCCACCAGAAGTCCTACCTGGCACTAAAAACCAAGAACTGCCTCAATGAGGACG ACACTCTGGTGCTGGAGCCTTTAGATCCTGTCGTGGTTTTACCAAGTGACACTAAAGTGACtctgatggtggaggtggtgacGTCCAGCGGGGCGACTGCTCTTTACTCCGTGGATGTGACAAAGGGCAGTTCTCTGTTGGAGGCCCTGGAACATCTCAAGGGGAGAAATGTTGGCTTCAC gTTCGAAACAGAGACCAGTCTGTGGGGACCTTTCTTAAGCGCTGTGAACGGCGAGCAGGCCCGACAGAGCGACCGCCGATACTGGCACCTCTCCTCTGATGGCACCGCGCTCAGTGAGG GTGTCAGTGATTTCAAGATCGAAGCTGCTCAGAGGATCACCATCCGTAACACAAGCTACTGA
- the spaw gene encoding southpaw produces MFFFFLPCDALMIRGAVQMPGVVRGHQRAAVHYKEAWLELRLHRASFQPETSWRKEPTKEIFPFLSPLLEKILCFLVKMEVWVLTVFCMFLFCSSGVLSLSTQGLRYHAGLEASLALRNLSVNHRSRYPLYMMQLYRSFRMSESFSSVAVDAVKMQGEDPSTQRSDSVLSLMARSCHQVGERWTVAFDMSSVSTSELVQLAELRIRLPAFSGSKRATVDLYHSRKQSCDQHSTTCQDELLFLGSFVTSPSHSKSSWKVFNVTALLKYWLYQGDGVSPQEASGEPDMEPGSGAGDERASLFKNMGLRQRKIHHATTNRVMMIIFSKNNLPQKGHVAYSLIHTVENSKYVTKDRASSDSHSRRHKRNRVEKMRVTDGDSSTAAPAAEPPQRPLCRRVDMWVDFELIGWDEWIIHPKRYNAFRCEGDCPTPLDESFQPTNHAYMQSLLRHHHPERGSCPSCVPTRLSPLSMLYFENDDLALRHHEEMIVEECGCH; encoded by the exons atgtttttcttttttctgcccTGTGATGCTCTGATGATCAGAGGGGCTGTTCAGATGCCTGGAGTGGTCAGGGGTCATCAAAGGGCAGCTGTCCACTATAAAGAGGCCTGGCTGGAGCTCCGTCTGCACAGAGCATCATTCCAGCCTGAAACCAGCTGGAGGAAGGAACCAACCAAGGAGATCTTCCCTTTTCTGTCCCCACTGCTGGagaagattttgtgttttttagtgaAAATGGAAGTTTGGGTCCTGACAGTTTTCTGCATGttcctcttctgctcctctggagttttgtctctctccactCAGGGGCTCAGATATCACGCCGGCCTCGAGGCCAGTTTAGCACTGAGAAATCTGTCAGTGAATCATCGCAGCAGATACCCGCTGTACATGATGCAGCTGTACCGCTCCTTCAGGATGTCTGAGTCCTTCTCCTCAGTAGCTGTCGACGCCGTCAAGATGCAAGGTGAAGACCCGTCAACGCAGCGCTCTGACTCAGTCCTGAGTCTGATGGCCAGAA gctGTCATCAAGTGGGCGAACGGTGGACGGTCGCGTTCGACATGTCGTCCGTCTCCACCAGCGAGCTCGTCCAGCTGGCAGAACTTCGGATCAGACTGCCAGCTTTCTCCGGCTCGAAGCGCGCCACTGTGGATTTGTATCACTCCAGAAAGCAGAGCTGTGATCAGCACAGCACCACATGTCAGGATGAGCTCCTTTTCCTGGGGAGCTTTGTCACTTCACCCAGCCACTCCAAGTCCTCCTGGAAGGTTTTTAACGTGACAGCCCTGTTGAAATACTGGCTGTACCAGGGAGACGGAGTGTCACCACAGGAGGCCTCAGGAGAGCCTGACATGGAGCCTGGGAGCGGCGCTGGAGATGAAAGAGCGTCTCTCTTCAAGAATATGGGATTGAggcaaagaaaaatacatcatgcaACCACGAACCGGGTCATGATGATCATCTTCTCCAAAAACAATCTGCCCCAGAAAGGCCATGTAGCATACAGCCTCATCCATACAGTGGAGAACTCCAAGTACGTGACCAAGGACAGAGCCAGCAGTGACAGTCACAGCCGACGCCACAAAAGGAACAGGGTGGAGAAGATGAGGGTGACTGACGGAGATTCATCCACCGCTGCACCGGCAGCAGAGCCGCCCCAGCGGCCGCTGTGCCGCAGGGTGGACATGTGGGTGGACTTCGAGCTCATCGGCTGGGACGAGTGGATCATCCACCCAAAACGCTACAACGCATTCCGCTGTGAGGGAGACTGTCCGACTCCGCTGGACGAGTCCTTCCAACCCACCAACCACGCGTACATGCAG AGCCTCTTGCGACATCACCACCCTGAGCGAGGGTCCTGCCCGTCCTGCGTGCCGACGCGCCTCAGTCCGCTCTCCATGCTGTACTTCGAAAACGACGATCTGGCCCTGCGGCATCACGAGGAGATGATTGTTGAAGAGTGCGGCTGTCACTGA